One genomic region from Enterobacter hormaechei ATCC 49162 encodes:
- the pncB gene encoding nicotinate phosphoribosyltransferase yields the protein MTQFASPVLHTLLDTDAYKLHMQQAVFHHYHDVHVAAEFRCRGDDLLGIYADSIREQVDAMQHLALNDDEYQWLSGLPFFKADYLNWLREFRYKPEQVTVTNDNGKLDIRLTGPWREVIMWEVPLLAVISELAHRYRSPETGVTQAVAALENKLVEFSRLTEGLDMSRFRLMDFGTRRRFSREVQEAIVRRLQQEPWFVGTSNYDLARRLDLTPMGTQAHEWFQAHQQISPDLANSQRAALAAWLEEYPDQLGIALTDCITMDAFLRDFGPEFAERYQGLRHDSGDPVEWGEKAIAHYEKLGIDPMSKVLVFSDNLDLAKAVDLYRHFSSRVNLSFGIGTRLTCDIPQVKPLNIVIKLVECNGKPVAKLSDSPGKTICHDKAFVRALRKAFDLPQVKKAS from the coding sequence ATGACTCAATTCGCTTCTCCGGTTCTGCATACGTTGCTGGATACCGACGCGTACAAGCTGCATATGCAGCAAGCCGTGTTTCACCACTATCATGATGTTCATGTTGCGGCGGAATTCCGCTGCCGGGGTGACGACTTGCTGGGTATCTACGCAGATTCCATTCGTGAACAGGTCGATGCCATGCAGCATCTGGCGCTCAACGATGACGAATATCAGTGGCTTTCTGGCCTGCCTTTCTTTAAAGCGGACTACCTGAACTGGCTGCGTGAGTTCCGCTATAAGCCGGAACAGGTCACCGTCACCAATGATAACGGCAAGCTGGACATTCGTCTGACCGGCCCGTGGCGCGAAGTGATCATGTGGGAGGTGCCGCTTCTGGCCGTGATCAGCGAGCTGGCCCACCGCTATCGTTCCCCTGAAACCGGTGTGACGCAGGCGGTTGCCGCTCTGGAGAATAAACTCGTTGAGTTTTCCAGACTGACCGAAGGGCTGGATATGTCCCGCTTCCGTCTGATGGACTTTGGCACGCGCCGCCGCTTCTCTCGCGAGGTTCAGGAGGCCATTGTCAGACGTCTGCAACAGGAGCCGTGGTTCGTTGGCACCAGTAACTACGATCTGGCACGTCGCCTTGATTTAACGCCGATGGGCACCCAGGCGCACGAATGGTTCCAGGCGCACCAGCAGATCAGCCCTGACCTTGCCAACAGCCAGCGCGCCGCCCTTGCCGCGTGGCTTGAGGAATACCCGGATCAGCTGGGTATTGCTCTTACCGACTGCATTACCATGGACGCGTTCCTGCGCGACTTTGGCCCTGAGTTTGCCGAACGCTACCAGGGTTTGCGCCATGACTCCGGGGATCCGGTTGAATGGGGTGAGAAAGCCATAGCCCATTACGAAAAACTGGGTATCGACCCCATGAGTAAGGTGCTGGTCTTCTCCGATAACCTTGACCTGGCGAAAGCCGTTGACCTTTATCGCCACTTCTCATCGCGGGTGAACCTGAGTTTCGGGATCGGTACGCGGTTAACCTGCGATATCCCTCAGGTGAAACCGCTGAACATCGTCATAAAACTGGTGGAATGTAACGGTAAGCCGGTCGCGAAGCTCTCCGACAGCCCGGGCAAAACCATCTGCCATGACAAAGCGTTTGTCCGCGCATTACGTAAAGCCTTCGATCTGCCGCAGGTTAAAAAAGCCAGTTAA
- the asnS gene encoding asparagine--tRNA ligase yields the protein MSVVPVADVLQGRVAVDQEVTVRGWVRTRRDSKAGISFLAVYDGSCFDPVQAVINNSLPNYNDDVLHLTTGCSVIVTGVVVASPGQGQSYEIQATSVEVTGWVEDPDTYPMAAKRHSIEYLREVAHLRPRTNLIGAVARVRHTLAQALHRFFDEQGYFWVSTPLITASDTEGAGEMFRVSTLDMENLPRTPEGKVDYDKDFFGKEAFLTVSGQLNGETYACALSKIYTFGPTFRAENSNTSRHLAEFWMLEPEVAFADLNDVAGLAEAMLKYVFKAVLEERADDMKFFAERVDNDAIARLERFVSADFAQVDYTDAVAILEKCGEKFENPVYWGVDLSSEHERYLAEKHFKAPVVVKNYPKDIKAFYMRLNEDGKTVAAMDVLAPGIGEIIGGSQREERLDVLDARMQEMGLNPADYSWYRDLRRYGTVPHSGFGLGFERLIAYVTGVQNVRDVIPFPRTPRNASF from the coding sequence ATGAGCGTTGTGCCTGTAGCCGACGTACTCCAGGGCCGTGTCGCCGTTGACCAGGAGGTCACCGTGCGCGGATGGGTGCGTACTCGCCGAGATTCTAAAGCTGGCATCTCCTTCCTCGCCGTCTATGACGGTTCCTGCTTTGATCCTGTACAGGCCGTCATTAATAATTCTCTGCCCAATTACAATGATGACGTTCTGCACCTGACAACAGGCTGTTCCGTGATCGTCACCGGTGTTGTGGTGGCCTCTCCGGGCCAGGGTCAGAGCTACGAAATTCAGGCGACCTCGGTGGAAGTGACCGGTTGGGTTGAAGATCCGGACACCTATCCGATGGCGGCTAAGCGTCACAGCATTGAATATCTGCGTGAAGTCGCGCACCTGCGTCCGCGCACCAACCTGATTGGTGCGGTTGCTCGCGTGCGTCATACATTGGCGCAGGCGCTGCATCGCTTCTTTGACGAGCAGGGTTACTTCTGGGTGTCTACTCCGCTTATCACGGCATCCGATACCGAAGGCGCAGGTGAAATGTTCCGCGTATCAACGCTGGATATGGAAAACCTGCCGCGTACGCCGGAAGGTAAAGTCGATTACGACAAAGACTTCTTTGGTAAAGAAGCCTTCCTGACGGTTTCCGGCCAGCTCAACGGCGAAACCTACGCCTGTGCGCTGTCTAAGATCTACACCTTCGGCCCAACCTTCCGTGCGGAAAACTCCAACACCAGTCGTCACCTGGCGGAATTCTGGATGCTGGAGCCGGAAGTGGCCTTTGCCGATCTGAATGACGTAGCGGGCCTGGCTGAAGCGATGCTGAAATACGTGTTCAAAGCCGTTCTCGAAGAGCGTGCAGACGACATGAAATTCTTCGCTGAGCGTGTCGATAACGACGCCATCGCCCGTCTTGAGCGCTTCGTCTCCGCAGACTTCGCGCAGGTGGATTACACCGATGCGGTCGCTATCCTGGAAAAATGCGGTGAGAAATTCGAGAACCCGGTTTACTGGGGCGTGGATCTCTCCTCCGAGCACGAACGTTATCTGGCAGAGAAGCACTTCAAAGCACCGGTTGTAGTGAAAAACTATCCGAAAGACATTAAGGCGTTCTATATGCGCCTTAACGAAGACGGTAAAACCGTTGCCGCGATGGACGTCCTGGCGCCGGGCATCGGTGAGATCATCGGTGGCTCCCAGCGTGAAGAGCGTCTGGACGTGCTGGACGCGCGTATGCAGGAAATGGGGCTGAACCCGGCGGACTACAGCTGGTATCGCGATCTGCGTCGCTACGGCACCGTTCCGCACTCCGGCTTTGGCCTGGGCTTCGAACGTCTGATTGCCTACGTAACAGGTGTACAGAACGTACGTGATGTAATTCCATTCCCACGCACACCGCGTAACGCAAGTTTCTAA
- the ompF gene encoding porin OmpF: MMKRNILAVVVPALLVAGAANAAEIYNKDGNKLDLYGKAVGLHYFSDSDGNDGDNTYARLGFKGETQINDQLTGYGQWEYNFQGNNSEGADAQNGNKTRLAFAGLKFGDAGSFDYGRNYGLVYDAIGITDMLPEFGGDTGATDNFFSGRTGGLATYRNSNFFGLVDGLNFGVQYLGKNDRDIAVRSNGDGWATSLSYDFEGFGIVGAYGAADRTNNQQTLDWGKGDKAEQWATGLKYDANNIYLAAVYGEMRNAARLSNRGFANKSQDFSVVAQYQFDFGLRPSIAYYKSKAKDVEGIGDEDYINYIDVGATYYFNKNMSTYVDYQINQLKDDNKLGINNDDIVALGLVYQF; the protein is encoded by the coding sequence ATGATGAAGCGCAATATCCTGGCAGTGGTAGTCCCTGCCCTGCTGGTAGCCGGTGCAGCAAACGCTGCTGAAATCTATAACAAAGACGGCAATAAATTAGATCTTTACGGGAAAGCAGTTGGCCTGCATTACTTCTCTGACAGTGATGGCAACGATGGCGACAACACTTATGCGCGTCTGGGCTTCAAAGGCGAAACTCAGATCAACGATCAGCTGACTGGCTACGGTCAGTGGGAATACAACTTCCAGGGTAACAACTCTGAAGGCGCTGATGCCCAGAACGGCAACAAAACCCGTCTGGCATTCGCAGGTCTGAAATTCGGTGACGCAGGCTCCTTCGACTACGGTCGTAACTACGGCCTGGTCTATGACGCAATCGGCATCACCGATATGCTGCCTGAGTTTGGTGGTGACACCGGCGCAACCGACAACTTCTTCTCTGGCCGTACCGGTGGTCTGGCGACTTACCGTAACAGCAACTTCTTCGGTCTGGTTGATGGTCTGAACTTTGGCGTTCAGTACCTGGGTAAAAACGACCGTGATATCGCAGTACGTTCCAACGGCGACGGCTGGGCAACCTCTCTGAGCTATGATTTCGAAGGCTTCGGCATTGTCGGTGCTTATGGCGCCGCTGACCGTACCAACAACCAGCAGACGCTGGATTGGGGTAAAGGCGACAAAGCTGAGCAGTGGGCTACTGGTCTGAAATACGACGCAAACAACATCTACCTGGCAGCTGTATACGGCGAGATGCGTAACGCCGCGCGTCTGAGCAACAGAGGTTTCGCTAACAAGTCTCAGGACTTCTCCGTTGTGGCTCAGTACCAGTTCGACTTCGGCCTGCGTCCGTCCATCGCTTACTACAAATCTAAAGCGAAAGACGTAGAAGGTATCGGTGACGAAGACTACATCAACTACATCGACGTTGGTGCGACATACTACTTCAACAAAAACATGTCCACCTATGTTGACTACCAGATCAACCAGCTGAAAGACGACAACAAGCTGGGCATCAACAACGACGACATCGTGGCTCTGGGTCTGGTTTACCAGTTCTAA